The Paenibacillus dendritiformis region ACTGATGCGCCATACGTACAGCTACGACAATAACGGCAATCAGATTGCCAAGATGGAGCATCATCAGCTTACCCTATACAGCTATGATCCCTTGAACCGCTTGCGGGAAGTGGATTATGGCAGCGGCGCCCAGGAGTCGTACAGCTACGACCCGGCCGGGAACCGCATCCGCCGCGTGCTGGACGGACAGGCCACAAGCTATGCCTACGACAGCCGCAACCGTCTGCTGTCGCTGCTTGAGGACGACGGCGGCCGTACCGAGTTCGAGTACGACCGTCAGGGCAATTTGCTCTCCGAACGCTCTGCCAGCGGCACCACGACCTATGCCTATGACGCGTTCAACCGGACCGCCAAGGTCGAGAAGCCGGACGGCAGCTATGTCCGCCATGACTACGACCCGGAAGGGCTGCGCAGTGGCATATGCGAGAACGGCGTAACCAGCCGCTTCGTGTTCGACGGCTGGAATATGGTGAACGAGCTGGACGAGGAGTGGAACGCCAAGGCCTCCTATGTGCGCGGTCATGAATTGCTGGCGCAAGTGGACGCTCAAGGAGATGCCTACTACTACCTGAACAACCAGCACGGCGACGTCGTGCATATCACGAACCGGCTAGGCGGCATCGTCAACAGCTACGAGTACGACGCCTTCGGCCATACCTTGTCCGCCACCGAAGGCATCCCGAACCGCTTCCGCTACGCGGGCGAGCAGTTCGACCCTGTCACGCAGCAATATTACCTGCGCGCGCGGTTCTACAACCCGGTCATTGCCCGGTTCACCCAAGAGGACGAGTACCGCGGCGACGGCCTGAACCTGTACGCGTATGTGGGGAACAACCCGATAAAATATGTGGACCCGAGCGGGTATTCGTGTGAGGAAAAAGGGAATGTTTATGGTAAGGGTGAAAATTTTGATGCTATAAGAGGTTATAGGGGAAGAGATTTAACTAATTATCCAAAAGAATATCTAATTGATCCTAGATTAATGGTTGAAATGAATTATAAAGGTAAAGGCGCTTCGGGAACGAATTCAGCTGGTTGGGAAAGAAACTCAAAAAAATTCTTTAAAGAATTGCTTAAGAGAAACCCAGAGTTTTGGAGCGAAAAAAATACATCGGAAATTAGGAGAGGTAGGGCTCCAGAAGTTGATGAGCACTTTGTAAAATATTTTCCTCAATATATGGATTATTTAGAAGATCCATTGAGACACCATCATATTGGAGAAGGTGGCCAAGCCGCAGCTTTGCCAGTCACATTGCACCCTGGCTATGGTGGGGTTCATAATATTGAAAAAGAATGGGGAATAACAGGCGTGGATGATATAATTGCAAACAGATTAGAAACCTTATTAAGGAGATGATTCGGTATGATTTCACCACGCGAGTTTAGGAAGAAATGGGATTCCGAAAAAAATGGAAAACTAATTAATTATTCTGCTGAGCACCTTGAGAAATTACCACTCTCAAAAGAAGATAGATTATTTTTGAGCGAAGCTGGATTACCCGCGTCTGCTCCTCCATATCTAGAATTTAAAACAGTAAAAAATTTATATGATCAAAAAAATAACAATTGTAAAGTGAAAGAGGAATATCTCCCAATAGGTACTACAGGGGGAGGCGATTATGTCTATATAAACACATATAATAGGAACATAATATATCTCGACAATGGAAATCAAAATAAAGAAGTTTTCATTAACTCCACTATTAATCAACTTGCTGAATGTATACTTTTATTTTCAAATATGATAGATAAAGCTATTGATACAAATGGTGAAGACGCTTATCTTGATAATGATATTCCTCTTGAGTTAATAACTTGGATTACGAATGAGATAAAGCGTGCAGATCCAAAATCTCTAGAAGAAGGAGCATTTTGGCACACAGAACTCAAAGAATTAATAAATGAATAGGTTTTTTGAAAAAAAGGATTAGTATTAGGTTGAAGGGCCCCAAAAGTGAGAAATTAAAAGAAACTTTTGGGGCTATGGACTAAAAAGCGATACGTTCTAGAAGGATTTTGTATTACTGGTTTCTGTATTTGATTCATTTTGGATTCCAAGCAGTTATTATATTGAAAAAATAAATTTGATGGAAGTTATTTTGGAGACCTCCCGAGCGTGAATCCAGACTTTCGTCAGTAGCTTAACAAAATGAAATTGAGGTTGTTATTTATGAGTACTGATGAAGTGGTTCCTCCACGTGAAGTCATAGACGCTGTTATAAATAACACATTTCTACCGATTCTTAAGCAATTGGAAGAGATAATGAGGAGAGGAGTTTTCAGTTAATAGATTTATATGGAGAGCAAAAGTCAAGCGCCTTAACTCAACCAATAAGAATTAGATTTACGCCTACCTTCAATTCCGAACAATTAAAGTTTCAGGTTGAAGCTGTGTTTTCCAAGGATATTTCACCAGAAGGAACAAGATTCTCAGGTTTCTGGACAAAAGGTAAAGTTAATACTGATATTCTCAATGTACCAAAAACTCCTTGGGTAGCCCAGTATAATGTGTGGCAATGGAGAGGGTGGAAGTAGGATTACCCTTGAAAAATATGATTTCGGCTTTCAACGAAAAATGATTTCAAACTTAAAATACCATTAATTGAGGTTTATTCACGTTTTTTTAAGACGGAATAAGCCTTTTTGTATAATAAGCATAGCCAGCACGGCGACGTCGTGCATATCACGAACCGGCTGGGCGGCATCGTCAACAGCTACGAGTACGACGCTTTCGGCCATACCTTGTCCGCCACCGAAGGCATCCCGAACCGCTTCCGCTACGCGGGCGAGCAATTCGACCCTGTCACGCAGCAATATTACCTGCGCGCGCGGTTCTACAACCCGGTCATTGCCCGGTTCACCCAAGAGGACGAGTACCGCGGCGACGGCCTGAACCTGTACGCGTACGTGGGCAACAACCCGATAAGGTATGTGGACCCAAGCGGGTATAGCAGCCAGAATGTTGGTTGCGGTGGTGGCGGTAAGAAGGAAGGGCCTTATGCGGGGACGGGTGAAGCGGATTGGTTAGTTGGGAAAAATGGCAAGGTTAATTGGAAGAGCAGACCTAACTTTGGCCATACTTTTGAAACACATGGTGCTGGCAACAAGAATTTAGAGTCATTGAAAGGACGGGCTAGAACTGTTAATGAACTAGGAAAAATGACAGAACAAGGTCAATGGCTTGATAATCAAAAAGCAGCAGAATTTCTAAATTCGTACGGTAAAGTTGATAAACCAACCATTGTTGATATACCAGAAGGATTAGGACAAGTAATAACACCATCCTGGGATATAATACCATCCACAAAAGCAGTTATTATCCCTAGTTCAAAAACGGGTAAACTAATAACTTCATATCCTGTAAGTGAAGCATTTAAATTGAAGTAGTAATTGGAAAAAGGAGGGGATTTCAATGTTTAGAATGTACTTACGGCACAAAAACAAATTTGATAAAATGACTATTGAAGAAAAAGAATACGATGATGAGCTTGATGATGAAACTAGTATAATATCTGACATTTGTAAATATTTACATCAAACTAAAAATATTGAGTTTATTGTTTCAGGATTTGGAAGTGAGCTTTGGCCAGTAGATTGTACTTTCGACCTTCCATTGATTATTGAAGAATTGCCAGAGATAATTCAAAATCTTAATAAGAATGAATACAACTTCCGCCTAGGTTTTTATGAGCAGGGTTTAATGAGGGAGATAGTCTTTAGAGAGGAAGGTGGAAAGATCCAGTTAGAATGCAAAAGTTTAATACCTGGATGGTTACCATCACCCTCGCACATAGTAATGGAAAAGTTAGACGTGAAAAAAATGATAGAAGAATTGTTTGAAAATTTTATTACTTATAGTAAAAAGGTATGTCCAGAACTACTCAATGAAAAGATTTTTAGAGATTGGGTTCGACTATACAATCTGTCTCATATGTTAAAATAAAGTGATAAATACTTGTGAAACCTCAGAGCGCAAAATTACAATTCACTTAGAATAACAGATTATTGGGTTCACAGGTAAAGTTTAACCTTGCAAAATTTATTAAAGCAGGTCTTAATGGAGATAAATTCTCTGTTGGGACCTGTTATTTTTTTGCCCCCAGGACAAGTGGATAAGTGTTTAAATTCTTATGCTCTATTATATTTTTCAAAGAAAGAAAATGAATTGTGTGTAGAAAAATAAAATTAGATACGTAGGAGTTAGACCTAATATTTGGAGAAAAATTATCGATATAACCTTGATTGGCCTGTTGCCTCTCAAGGTTTCTTTTTTAGTATTCCCCTACTATGGTAAATTTAACTACACAGCTGGAATATGGTGAACGAGTTGGCTGAAGAGTGGAACGCAAAGCCACTTATTTATGAGGTCATGGATTATTAGCCCAAGTGAACGGCCAAGGAGATGCATATTACTACCTGAACAACCAGCACGGCGACGTCGTGCACATCACGAACCGTCTGGGCGGCATCGTCAACAGCTACGAGTACGACGCCTTCGGCCACACCTTGTCTGCCACCGAAGGCATCCCGAACCGCTTCCTCCTCGTGGGCGAGCAATTCGACCCTGTCACGCAGCAATATTACCTGCGCGGTTTGAAATACGGTAGACCTTCTTTTCATAGAACTTGATCAACGTACTAACTTACATGGATCTGTTAATGAGCTATTAACTTCTGGTGATCAGTAAGAAGAAGATGGGTCCTGCCTTTGAGTTTTACAAGAATAAGGGCGGCGCTTACTCCTCTTACTCAAGTCCCGATCTCCTCGGTTATAATATTCTGTTGAATTTGGGACAACACTCGATTAACAAGTTGATCAGCTTGCCGAGTTGTTTCTGGTAAACGATATTTGGGGGAGAGCTTTAATATCCATTCACAGGCTGTTGCTAGGGAAATGCGATGACCGATAGATACGAAAATAGGTTTAATATTTTCCTGAGTCCTTAAAACATTACCAATTATGTCACCGTTATCAATTAATGGTGCTATAGCTCCTCTGTTTTGTTCAAGGGAGTGGAACTCGCCTACTAACCTAGTTTTCCCGCATCCAATTGTAGGAATGTCAAATAGAACTCCCAAATGGCTCGCTAATCCAAATCGTCTGGGATGTGCAATTCCCTGTCCATCACAAACAATCAGTTGGGGAGGAGTTTTTAATTGGTTGAATGCTTTAAGTATCGGGGGCAGTTCTCTAAATGAAAACAATCCAGGAATGTAAGGGAAGTGAGCAGTGTCTACAACCACTACTGACTCAACTATATTTAGTGAAGCGGCATTCAAAATAACAATTGCTGCAATTAATTTGTCATCCTTTTTGCTGTACGCTACGTCCACTCCGGCAACATAATTGATTTCAGCAAAGTGATCTTCCTTTATGACTTTTAAGGATAACTCTTGTTGTAATTTGATTGCGTCCGCTTCCGACAGTTCCCATGTATGTTTTAATATTGGTTCCATTATAGAGTCCCTTCTCCAAAAACATTTGGATTTTTAACGGTTTGTTATTAGATTAAATATCTAACAATTATATAACAAAGTTAGTCTAGGGCCTACCTAAACAACTAAGATGCGGTTGAACTATTAAAATCCTTACCGTTGGAAAATGGAGGCAGAAAAATGATGAATAGCAAATTTGTTGATCCATTCGAGTTGCGAATACGGAAAGCTCTTGACCAAGTACTGCCTGATTCTTATGACAGTATTGAAAATTTCGAAAAATTTCCTCATAAAATTGGACTAAGTGTACTGCAAATTCTTATTGAATATGCTTGCAAAAGCCAGAACATTAATTCCATTTTATTAGCAAGAGATCGAATAAAGAAAATACCTTCGAAATGGTTACTTGAATACTTACCTGAAGCTGCTAAAGATAGTATTTGTAGTGAGGATGAATGGGAGTACCGTAGACTCTTAGAACTAGTAGACGAAGCAGTACCGCAATTATTACAAGTATATATTGAGCAAGGATTATTATCAGATAACGATGAGGTTCAGGAAGCGGCAATGGATTTTAGGAATAAGTAGATAAACCACTTACAAAACGCATGCTAAACTTTTTAAAGTCTGTTCCCATTAGAATGCTGAAGAGGAATGCCTAAATTTGTAGACCGAGTCTCAAACGCTGTGCAATGGAACCGCTAAATTCTGAAAATATCTTGGTCTTCGAGCCGGAAGTGAAAAAAGATAAATGGATGATAATCCTAGAAAAGTGATTAAGCAGGAGTGCCCCCGGCATAAGGAGAATCATGACCGGAAAAAGGACAGAGCCTGCGAGAAGCCAGGCCAAGAAAGGATTCGTGCTATTTTTACCACGCCCGTCCAAGGACTTTAATTTAATATTCAGCAAGCCCAAATTCCTTTATCTTATTTTCAACAAAATCTTTGAAGTTGTATTGTTTTTTGAGCTTGAACAGCATAATGGCTTGTTCGAAATCCGCTAATGCCGAAGTATGCTGATTTAAAAAATAGTGATTTAACCCTCTTTCATAATACAACTCTCCAAAAAGATAGAGAGAATTGTATTTCAAGCATTGTTCGATTCCTTTGCTGCAATAGTGTATACAGTTGTGATAGTCCTGATTTCTTGATAACGAACGTGCGAGCGCGTAGATGTTTTTGATGGGCAATGTCCTGTCTTCGATATAATAATGCCGATGGATATGGCGGTACGTCCAATGTAAAACGCGCAGAGCTTTGCGGTTTTGGCTGGATTCAGACAGCAAGATGCCAATGCTATTAATAATCGTCAATTCCTGTTCTGAACAAAACTTTAAACATTTGCAGGTTTTTCTTAATGCTGTTTTCAGCATCGTTAAGCAGGAACTAAAGTCCTTAGAGGAATAATAATGAGATATAGCTTTCGCCCAGAGGAGGAATTGCTGATCTTCGGGTGCTTCAAAAAGATGGCTTTCTTCTTCCAGTATCTTTAACACTTGTCCGAAATCATTTTCTTGAATAAAGGAGTCGACAATAAATTTAATATTATTTTTGTAGTTGATATTGGAATCGTTATGGATATCAAATAAATATTTGACATTCACTCTTAATTTTTTGGACAGTAAGTATAATATAAAGCCAGATGGAATCTCTCGCCCATTTTCTATGTTGCTGATATGAGGTTGCGTACAAATCCCCTTCGCCAGAGCCTGTTGGCTCAATCCTTGTTTCAAACGCAAGTCCTTAATAATTTTCCCAATTTCAATGGCATTTAACGTATAAACCATATAGTTCCCCCTTTACACAATTTTACACTTGTTTATCTGATGCTGGAGGAAATATGCTTGTCCTGGTCGGGAATTTCAATTCCTCCTTTTTGT contains the following coding sequences:
- a CDS encoding SUKH-4 family immunity protein, coding for MISPREFRKKWDSEKNGKLINYSAEHLEKLPLSKEDRLFLSEAGLPASAPPYLEFKTVKNLYDQKNNNCKVKEEYLPIGTTGGGDYVYINTYNRNIIYLDNGNQNKEVFINSTINQLAECILLFSNMIDKAIDTNGEDAYLDNDIPLELITWITNEIKRADPKSLEEGAFWHTELKELINE
- a CDS encoding RHS repeat-associated core domain-containing protein produces the protein MYNKHSQHGDVVHITNRLGGIVNSYEYDAFGHTLSATEGIPNRFRYAGEQFDPVTQQYYLRARFYNPVIARFTQEDEYRGDGLNLYAYVGNNPIRYVDPSGYSSQNVGCGGGGKKEGPYAGTGEADWLVGKNGKVNWKSRPNFGHTFETHGAGNKNLESLKGRARTVNELGKMTEQGQWLDNQKAAEFLNSYGKVDKPTIVDIPEGLGQVITPSWDIIPSTKAVIIPSSKTGKLITSYPVSEAFKLK
- the nfi gene encoding deoxyribonuclease V (cleaves DNA at apurinic or apyrimidinic sites), whose protein sequence is MEPILKHTWELSEADAIKLQQELSLKVIKEDHFAEINYVAGVDVAYSKKDDKLIAAIVILNAASLNIVESVVVVDTAHFPYIPGLFSFRELPPILKAFNQLKTPPQLIVCDGQGIAHPRRFGLASHLGVLFDIPTIGCGKTRLVGEFHSLEQNRGAIAPLIDNGDIIGNVLRTQENIKPIFVSIGHRISLATACEWILKLSPKYRLPETTRQADQLVNRVLSQIQQNIITEEIGT
- a CDS encoding helix-turn-helix domain-containing protein codes for the protein MVYTLNAIEIGKIIKDLRLKQGLSQQALAKGICTQPHISNIENGREIPSGFILYLLSKKLRVNVKYLFDIHNDSNINYKNNIKFIVDSFIQENDFGQVLKILEEESHLFEAPEDQQFLLWAKAISHYYSSKDFSSCLTMLKTALRKTCKCLKFCSEQELTIINSIGILLSESSQNRKALRVLHWTYRHIHRHYYIEDRTLPIKNIYALARSLSRNQDYHNCIHYCSKGIEQCLKYNSLYLFGELYYERGLNHYFLNQHTSALADFEQAIMLFKLKKQYNFKDFVENKIKEFGLAEY